A section of the Cuniculiplasma divulgatum genome encodes:
- a CDS encoding inorganic diphosphatase, producing the protein MNKNASYWHQVPVGPEPPEHLNVIIETPRGSRNKYEMSKEFAGVVLDRVLHSSVVYPVEYGAIPQTLYDDGDPLDAMVLLKDPTYPGIVLKARPVGVMKMIDQGDLDNKILMVAEGDPLYRGVNTLKDLPEHLLKEIANFFQTYKILENKKTEVSGWEGKEFAVREIQRSMEAYRKKYE; encoded by the coding sequence ATGAACAAGAATGCTAGCTATTGGCACCAGGTACCGGTCGGTCCCGAACCACCCGAGCACCTGAACGTAATCATCGAGACCCCCCGGGGGAGCAGGAACAAATACGAGATGTCCAAGGAATTTGCGGGAGTGGTCCTGGATCGTGTTCTGCACTCATCGGTGGTGTATCCTGTTGAGTACGGCGCAATACCGCAGACACTTTATGATGACGGTGACCCCCTGGATGCAATGGTACTCCTGAAGGACCCAACATATCCCGGCATTGTCCTGAAGGCAAGGCCCGTTGGTGTCATGAAGATGATTGACCAGGGCGATCTGGACAACAAGATACTCATGGTAGCGGAAGGCGACCCTCTCTATCGTGGGGTGAACACACTGAAGGATCTTCCGGAGCATCTCCTGAAGGAAATAGCGAATTTCTTCCAGACATACAAGATACTTGAGAACAAGAAGACAGAAGTTTCAGGATGGGAAGGCAAGGAGTTTGCAGTCAGGGAAATCCAGAGATCCATGGAAGCGTACAGAAAGAAGTATGAATAA